The DNA sequence aaataactttttaaaaaagcaaactgaaatcacattaaacgattacaaaattatctataattctagcaataatatcctttgttttcgtctgtggtaattaatttagtatatgagcctttcgggttaattttaaatgtgatctattttttttttttaattgacactgtaaatcatagaacaatagccactcttatcaacaaagttcataatccaacactgaaccaatttgttgatttaaatgtgatttattatattgcccggagtacggaagtgacgtcatctagcagccccgatagagaaccgcccccggctctaattacttcacgagacgtgatggcagtgtagctgtgctaatgaggtaggtttgaagctcgaatttttcctccagaaacttgtttattttaatgttggtcgcttgtgtacattgctgaaaatgatttataatgcaagtccagtgtaagtgcagctaagctaacgttagcatacctaaccatctgttgattatgatggttgcagctaattatttagaattgctacgcttttgttagcgacggttagctcagttagcatagcagagctaaccgtctgttgagtaagataaatgctaattgaaatttttaagaggaaagcaataacaggttggtttgataggctggtttgtgatgtgaaaatatacaatggtttagtattaccagtacagtataaatgaagtattggtaaattgctgcatttgtgtttacttaaatttgttctttaaatagaaatatttcagtaaagtctgttagtgttcattacatttaatttatgcaaatatttagcagagctgtgctatccactattttattttcgttggcacatttactgcacactgcacaggatattatggtccacagaaagtcaacttcaaaacatctgcaccaagttacctatcaaactgattgaaactcatttttttctatagctttagatcattatcttcagtgagatatgtcagtcatgaggccacagagggcaaaagttaaacccaaagaagaggtagcatatttttcatccttaggtaaagacaaggatggcttcaccataaaatatattaattcattcaaaggtgagtattggtaaaagattctttagtatgggcctagttttcattactgttataatgaaatatttctgttgtatccctttttctttgtaaggtcgaggagtgttcagttcctgctcctttcagaagggagtctttcctactgaatatcgaggagaagttataagcaaacaggaacgtgaaaacaggctgagagtgtatcatgatgcccagaaggttttcatgtttgaatttcactacaatggaaaaacactatggtatgtttatatggtgtgttgtcacacttaattttgttttttttgggggtgggggggttatcgtgcaaggtttgacaaaacataaaagattaattataactcaaaagcaaaagtacattcttttctcaatataattttttttgtttttatttcatttttttttacaatattgtgacttatttttttattttacttttacagttatcgtgagtatcgctaacctcacaatatcatgttgattatcatatcgtgattgcttatcatgacatttggatattgtttcatacatgtgacatactagaattactggtcgcacattcatgattacatgaaattacagtatagcagtctagtcttagtaagaatttaattgtattggtatttttctattcatctaccccaggtttccactgaagcacaacctgatgaagacaccgctatcacagactgcgccaaagttgaccaggtgactagatttctttttgaatgttgttgaaatcagttttcagaagcaagacattagtggagggtggagatactagggctgcacaatatgtggaaaatatcttagcgcacgaatggctcatgcaatatgtgcattgcaaagacgtgcaacaaatggatattggattgtttgtatactttagtctgaggctaagcgatatggccaaaaaattaaataaaaagtcttttaaaccaaccatccagcattctgccaccacttgtgcaaaatttcaactcacaataacatctggatgtaacagaacattataacagtttttaataatccagaagacaaaatacatttcacgatttagcaaattttcaacgattcaatttgaatttaatttattcaattaatttgatttattgccaggccctacttgagtctgattttgaccaatcagagacaaccttaattgcgcatcgccatacaagataattgtatcgaggagcattactaacaaaaaaaaccttatttggataaaactagatcaaaatgagcatgattatttttccgcatgtacgtgtatttctttaattagattatgaagatatatatattcggt is a window from the Vanacampus margaritifer isolate UIUO_Vmar chromosome 3, RoL_Vmar_1.0, whole genome shotgun sequence genome containing:
- the LOC144048712 gene encoding N-lysine methyltransferase KMT5A-A-like isoform X2 — protein: MSVMRPQRAKVKPKEEVAYFSSLGKDKDGFTIKYINSFKGRGVFSSCSFQKGVFPTEYRGEVISKQERENRLRVYHDAQKVFMFEFHYNGKTLWFPLKHNLMKTPLSQTAPKLTRFQLTHNLKT